The following proteins are encoded in a genomic region of Nicotiana sylvestris chromosome 4, ASM39365v2, whole genome shotgun sequence:
- the LOC104227576 gene encoding psbP domain-containing protein 4, chloroplastic: MGTFVYSSSCLSWKNNLSRQVISSRQVVPHAVTEKGCSRIKAAACSKEDVHVNQDCEKSAGSLNRRSTIVSGVSLISSVLLGLPGEGYAVVKQGLLAGRVPGLSEPDEEGWRTYRRPDDKSGGHGVGWSPIIPYAFSVPDNWEEVPVSIADLGGTEIDLRFANPKEGRISVVVAPVKRFSDEIGEEATIEQIGPPDKVISAFGPEVIGESVEGKVLRAEVAEHSGRKYYQFELEPPHVLITATAAGNRLYLFNVTGNGLQWKKYYKDLRKIAESFRVV; the protein is encoded by the exons ATGGGCACATTTGTATACAGCAGCAGTTGCCTTTCTTGGAAAAACAATCTGAGCAGACAGGTGATTTCGTCTCGCCAAGTAGTTCCTCATGCTGTCACAGAAAAAGGGTGTTCAAGAATTAAGGCTGCTGCTTGTTCTAAAGAAGATGTGCATGTGAACCAGGATTGTGAAAAATCTGCAGGCTCATTGAATAGGAGGTCAACTATTGTATCTGGAGTCTCTCTGATTTCATCAGTCCTGCTTGGTTTACCTGGAGAGGGATATGCTGTGGTGAAACAAGGCCTCCTAGCAGGGAGAGTTCCTGGACTTTCTGAACCAGATGAAGAAG GTTGGAGGACATACAGAAGACCGGATGACAAGTCAGGTGGACATGGTGTTGGATGGAGTCCTATCATTCCTTATGCTTTTTCAGTGCCTGATAATTGGGAAGAG GTCCCTGTGTCAATTGCTGATCTAGGTGGTACAGAGATTGATTTGAGGTTTGCGAACCCCAAAGAAGGGCGTATCTCTGTAGTTGTGGCTCCTGTTAAAAGATTTTCAGATG AAATTGGTGAAGAAGCCACCATAGAACAAATTGGACCTCCAGATAAAGTGATCAGCGCTTTTGGGCCTGAAGTCATTGGAGAGAGTGTGGAAGGTAAAGTCTTAAGAGCTGAAGTAGCAGAGCATTCAGGAAGAAAATATTACCAGTTCGAATTAGAGCCACCCCACGTATTGATCACAGCAACAGCCGCCGGAAATCGCCTATACTTGTTCAATGTCACTGGAAAtg